A section of the Mastomys coucha isolate ucsf_1 unplaced genomic scaffold, UCSF_Mcou_1 pScaffold15, whole genome shotgun sequence genome encodes:
- the Birc7 gene encoding baculoviral IAP repeat-containing protein 7 isoform X1: MFSPADLLRAAVLSMGPEGRARDLFCGPELSHREDSNGPTEEQDRPHCPYNRVLDQDCLDGQILGQLRPLSEEEESSGATFLGEPAFPEMDSEDLRLASFYDWPSTAGIQPEPLAAAGFFHTGQQDKVRCFFCYGGLQSWERGDDPWTEHARWFPRCQFLLRSKGRDFVERIQAYTPLLGSWEQEEPEDTASATSSAPAHGSPELLRSRREIQPEDANEPGAEDVQEQLRQLQEERRCKVCLDRAVSVVFVPCGHFVCTECAPNLQLCPICRVPICTCIRTFLS; this comes from the exons ATGTTCTCTCCTGCAGACTTGCTCAGGGCTGCTGTTCTTTCCATGGGGCCTGAGGGTAGGGCCAGGGACTTGTTCTGTGGCCCAGAGCTAAGCCACAGGGAAGATAGCAATGGTCCCACAGAGGAGCAGGATAGACCCCACTGTCCATATAATCGTGTCCTGGACCAGGACTGCCTAGATGGGCAGATCTTAGGCCAGTTGCGCCCCCTGTCAGAAGAGGAAGAATCCTCTGGGGCTACCTTCCTTGGGGAGCCTGCTTTCCCTGAGATGGACTCAGAGGATCTTCGTCTAGCCTCCTTCTACGACTGGCCATCTACTGCGGGGATTCAGCCTGAGCCATTGGCTGCTGCTGGCTTCTTCCATACAG GCCAGCAGGACAAGGTGAGATGTTTCTTCTGCTATGGGGGTCTACAGAGCTGGGAGCGTGGGGATGACCCCTGGACAGAACATGCCCGATGGTTCCCCAG GTGTCAGTTCCTGCTACGGTCAAAAGGAAGGGACTTTGTGGAAAGAATACAGGCCTACACCCCCCTGCTGGGATCCTGG GAACAGGAAGAACCAGAAGATACAGCCTCTGCCACTTCCTCAG CTCCTGCCCATGGAAGCCCTGAGTTACTCAGATCCAGAAGAGAGATCCAGCCTGAAGATGCCAATGAGCCAG GAGCTGAGGATGTGCAGGAACAGCTGCGACAgctgcaggaagagaggagatgcaAGGTGTGCCTGGATCGAGCTGTCTCTGTAGTCTTTGTGCCCTGTGGTCACTTCGTTTGCACTGAGTGTGCCCCCAACCTGCAGCTGTGCCCTATATGCAGGGTGCCTATCTGTACCTGCATACGCACATTCCTGTCCTAA
- the Birc7 gene encoding baculoviral IAP repeat-containing protein 7 isoform X2 yields the protein MGPEGRARDLFCGPELSHREDSNGPTEEQDRPHCPYNRVLDQDCLDGQILGQLRPLSEEEESSGATFLGEPAFPEMDSEDLRLASFYDWPSTAGIQPEPLAAAGFFHTGQQDKVRCFFCYGGLQSWERGDDPWTEHARWFPRCQFLLRSKGRDFVERIQAYTPLLGSWVSPSEEPEDTASATSSAPAHGSPELLRSRREIQPEDANEPGAEDVQEQLRQLQEERRCKVCLDRAVSVVFVPCGHFVCTECAPNLQLCPICRVPICTCIRTFLS from the exons ATGGGGCCTGAGGGTAGGGCCAGGGACTTGTTCTGTGGCCCAGAGCTAAGCCACAGGGAAGATAGCAATGGTCCCACAGAGGAGCAGGATAGACCCCACTGTCCATATAATCGTGTCCTGGACCAGGACTGCCTAGATGGGCAGATCTTAGGCCAGTTGCGCCCCCTGTCAGAAGAGGAAGAATCCTCTGGGGCTACCTTCCTTGGGGAGCCTGCTTTCCCTGAGATGGACTCAGAGGATCTTCGTCTAGCCTCCTTCTACGACTGGCCATCTACTGCGGGGATTCAGCCTGAGCCATTGGCTGCTGCTGGCTTCTTCCATACAG GCCAGCAGGACAAGGTGAGATGTTTCTTCTGCTATGGGGGTCTACAGAGCTGGGAGCGTGGGGATGACCCCTGGACAGAACATGCCCGATGGTTCCCCAG GTGTCAGTTCCTGCTACGGTCAAAAGGAAGGGACTTTGTGGAAAGAATACAGGCCTACACCCCCCTGCTGGGATCCTGGGTAAGTCCATCT GAAGAACCAGAAGATACAGCCTCTGCCACTTCCTCAG CTCCTGCCCATGGAAGCCCTGAGTTACTCAGATCCAGAAGAGAGATCCAGCCTGAAGATGCCAATGAGCCAG GAGCTGAGGATGTGCAGGAACAGCTGCGACAgctgcaggaagagaggagatgcaAGGTGTGCCTGGATCGAGCTGTCTCTGTAGTCTTTGTGCCCTGTGGTCACTTCGTTTGCACTGAGTGTGCCCCCAACCTGCAGCTGTGCCCTATATGCAGGGTGCCTATCTGTACCTGCATACGCACATTCCTGTCCTAA
- the Nkain4 gene encoding sodium/potassium-transporting ATPase subunit beta-1-interacting protein 4 isoform X3 yields the protein MGSCSGRCTLLALCALQLVTALERQVFDFLGYQWAPILANFTHIIVVILGLFGTIQYRPRYIVVYAVWEAVWITWNVFIICFYLEVGGLSKDSELLTFNLSGHRSWWEEHGPGCLHEEAATAGLGALHGQSLVVGTGCAMVHSYVEALHSGLQILLALLGFVYGCYVVSVLTEEEDSCLHK from the exons ATGGGCTCTTGCTCCGGCCGCTGCACTCTTCTTGCGCTCTGCGCTCTGCAGCTG GTCACAGCTCTGGAACGGCAAGTGTTTGACTTCCTGGGTTACCAGTGGGCACCCATCCTGGCCAACTTCACCCACATCATCGTGGTCATCTTGGGGCTCTTCGGCACCATTCAATACCGGCCACGCTACATTGTGGTG TATGCTGTATGGGAAGCTGTTTGGATTACTTGGAATGTCTTCATTATCTGCTTCTACCTGGAAGTAGGGGGCCTCTCAAAG GACAGTGAACTCTTGACCTTCAACCTCTCTGGGCATCGTTCCTGGTGGGAAGAGCATGGGCCAGGCTGTCTTCATGAGGAGGCAGCCACAGCTGGCCTGGGTGCACTGCATGGACAGTCCTTGGTGGTGGGTACTGGCTGTGCCATGGTGCATAGCTATGTGGAAGCCCTACACAGTGGCCTGCAGATCTTGCTAGCG CTCCTGGGTTTCGTCTATGGTTGCTACGTGGTCAGTGTGCTTACAGAAGAAGAAGACAGCT GCCTGCATAAGTGA
- the Nkain4 gene encoding sodium/potassium-transporting ATPase subunit beta-1-interacting protein 4 isoform X1: MGSCSGRCTLLALCALQLVTALERQVFDFLGYQWAPILANFTHIIVVILGLFGTIQYRPRYIVVYAVWEAVWITWNVFIICFYLEVGGLSKDSELLTFNLSGHRSWWEEHGPGCLHEEAATAGLGALHGQSLVVGTGCAMVHSYVEALHSGLQILLALLGFVYGCYVVSVLTEEEDSFDFIGGFDPFPLYHVNEKPSSLLSKQAYLPA; this comes from the exons ATGGGCTCTTGCTCCGGCCGCTGCACTCTTCTTGCGCTCTGCGCTCTGCAGCTG GTCACAGCTCTGGAACGGCAAGTGTTTGACTTCCTGGGTTACCAGTGGGCACCCATCCTGGCCAACTTCACCCACATCATCGTGGTCATCTTGGGGCTCTTCGGCACCATTCAATACCGGCCACGCTACATTGTGGTG TATGCTGTATGGGAAGCTGTTTGGATTACTTGGAATGTCTTCATTATCTGCTTCTACCTGGAAGTAGGGGGCCTCTCAAAG GACAGTGAACTCTTGACCTTCAACCTCTCTGGGCATCGTTCCTGGTGGGAAGAGCATGGGCCAGGCTGTCTTCATGAGGAGGCAGCCACAGCTGGCCTGGGTGCACTGCATGGACAGTCCTTGGTGGTGGGTACTGGCTGTGCCATGGTGCATAGCTATGTGGAAGCCCTACACAGTGGCCTGCAGATCTTGCTAGCG CTCCTGGGTTTCGTCTATGGTTGCTACGTGGTCAGTGTGCTTACAGAAGAAGAAGACAGCT TTGATTTCATTGGTGGATTTGACCCATTCCCCCTGTACCATGTCAATGAAAAGCCGTCCAGCCTCTTGTCCAAGCAGGCATATTT GCCTGCATAA
- the Nkain4 gene encoding sodium/potassium-transporting ATPase subunit beta-1-interacting protein 4 isoform X2, whose product MGSCSGRCTLLALCALQLVTALERQVFDFLGYQWAPILANFTHIIVVILGLFGTIQYRPRYIVVYAVWEAVWITWNVFIICFYLEVGGLSKDSELLTFNLSGHRSWWEEHGPGCLHEEAATAGLGALHGQSLVVGTGCAMVHSYVEALHSGLQILLALLGFVYGCYVVSVLTEEEDSFDFIGGFDPFPLYHVNEKPSSLLSKQAYLVS is encoded by the exons ATGGGCTCTTGCTCCGGCCGCTGCACTCTTCTTGCGCTCTGCGCTCTGCAGCTG GTCACAGCTCTGGAACGGCAAGTGTTTGACTTCCTGGGTTACCAGTGGGCACCCATCCTGGCCAACTTCACCCACATCATCGTGGTCATCTTGGGGCTCTTCGGCACCATTCAATACCGGCCACGCTACATTGTGGTG TATGCTGTATGGGAAGCTGTTTGGATTACTTGGAATGTCTTCATTATCTGCTTCTACCTGGAAGTAGGGGGCCTCTCAAAG GACAGTGAACTCTTGACCTTCAACCTCTCTGGGCATCGTTCCTGGTGGGAAGAGCATGGGCCAGGCTGTCTTCATGAGGAGGCAGCCACAGCTGGCCTGGGTGCACTGCATGGACAGTCCTTGGTGGTGGGTACTGGCTGTGCCATGGTGCATAGCTATGTGGAAGCCCTACACAGTGGCCTGCAGATCTTGCTAGCG CTCCTGGGTTTCGTCTATGGTTGCTACGTGGTCAGTGTGCTTACAGAAGAAGAAGACAGCT TTGATTTCATTGGTGGATTTGACCCATTCCCCCTGTACCATGTCAATGAAAAGCCGTCCAGCCTCTTGTCCAAGCAGGCATATTT AGTATCCTAG
- the Nkain4 gene encoding sodium/potassium-transporting ATPase subunit beta-1-interacting protein 4 isoform X4, protein MGSCSGRCTLLALCALQLVTALERQVFDFLGYQWAPILANFTHIIVVILGLFGTIQYRPRYIVVYAVWEAVWITWNVFIICFYLEVGGLSKDSELLTFNLSGHRSWWEEHGPGCLHEEAATAGLGALHGQSLVVGTGCAMVHSYVEALHSGLQILLALLGFVYGCYVVSVLTEEEDS, encoded by the exons ATGGGCTCTTGCTCCGGCCGCTGCACTCTTCTTGCGCTCTGCGCTCTGCAGCTG GTCACAGCTCTGGAACGGCAAGTGTTTGACTTCCTGGGTTACCAGTGGGCACCCATCCTGGCCAACTTCACCCACATCATCGTGGTCATCTTGGGGCTCTTCGGCACCATTCAATACCGGCCACGCTACATTGTGGTG TATGCTGTATGGGAAGCTGTTTGGATTACTTGGAATGTCTTCATTATCTGCTTCTACCTGGAAGTAGGGGGCCTCTCAAAG GACAGTGAACTCTTGACCTTCAACCTCTCTGGGCATCGTTCCTGGTGGGAAGAGCATGGGCCAGGCTGTCTTCATGAGGAGGCAGCCACAGCTGGCCTGGGTGCACTGCATGGACAGTCCTTGGTGGTGGGTACTGGCTGTGCCATGGTGCATAGCTATGTGGAAGCCCTACACAGTGGCCTGCAGATCTTGCTAGCG CTCCTGGGTTTCGTCTATGGTTGCTACGTGGTCAGTGTGCTTACAGAAGAAGAAGACAGCT AG